One genomic window of Coffea eugenioides isolate CCC68of chromosome 1, Ceug_1.0, whole genome shotgun sequence includes the following:
- the LOC113769713 gene encoding GDSL esterase/lipase At5g03980-like: protein MVGEIGGNDYNYTFLQYFDEARDTLRIQDLVPLVVAKIKHAVEKVISFGARTIVVPGNFPMGCLPIYLTKFGLESEVDEFDQNHCIWLLNSFATFHNDHLKKAIAKLQEEYPHLLKLGEPKGFELHKACCGVGWLYNFNQTRMCGFPGVTTCPDPERYISWDGIHLTQEAYRMTVDWLQADLFWKLRCHH, encoded by the exons ATGGTGGGTGAAATCGGCGGCAACGATTATAATTATACATTCCTTCAATACTTTGATGAGGCTAGAGATACGCTTAGGATTCAAGACTTGGTACCTCTAGTTGTTGCCAAAATTAAGCATGCTGTTGAGAAAGTTATTAGTTTTGGAGCAAGGACAATAGTGGTTCCTGGAAACTTTCCGATGGGTTGTCTGCCAATTTATCTTACAAAGTTTGGGCTAGAAAGTGAAGTAGACGAGTTCGACCAGAATCATTGCATATGGCTGTTAAACAGCTTTGCAACTTTCCACAATGATCACCTAAAGAAGGCGATTGCCAAGCTGCAAGAAGAGTACCCACAT CTTCTCAAACTAGGTGAACCTAAAGGTTTCGAGCTACACAAAGCTTGTTGTGGAGTTGGATGGCTGTACAACTTCAATCAGACACGGATGTGTGGATTTCCAGGTGTTACGACTTGCCCTGATCCCGAAAGATACATCAGCTGGGATGGAATTCATTTAACACAGGAGGCTTACCGCATGACAGTGGATTGGTTGCAAGCTGATCTTTTCTGGAAATTGCGCTGCCATCATTGA
- the LOC113769697 gene encoding acetylajmalan esterase-like: MAVKGLSIAAIFFVIASALLLLSPSPSADASPLLSACHFDQVYQLGDSISDTGNLIRESPLGAALPFARNPYGQTFSHRKATGRCSNGLLMIDYIAQALGLPLVNPIKDTKENFEHVANFAVAGATVLSSAALARHHVRNPVTSSSLDV; the protein is encoded by the coding sequence ATGGCTGTTAAGGGCTTGAGCATTGCTGCTATTTTCTTTGTTATTGCATCTGCTTTGCTGCTTCTTTCTCCTTCACCATCCGCTGATGCTAGTCCTCTCCTGAGTGCCTGCCATTTTGATCAAGTGTACCAACTTGGGGACTCCATATCAGACACTGGGAATTTGATCAGGGAATCTCCACTTGGAGCCGCTTTACCTTTCGCCAGAAACCCCTACGGTCAGACCTTCTCCCACCGCAAAGCCACTGGTCGTTGCTCTAATGGACTTCTTATGATTGACTACATTGCCCAGGCGCTGGGTCTACCTCTCGTGAATCCGATCAAGGAcacaaaggaaaattttgagcATGTAGCAAATTTTGCCGTAGCCGGTGCTACGGTACTATCATCAGCTGCTCTTGCCCGTCATCATGTTAGAAATCCAGTGACCAGCAGTTCCCTTGACGTATAA